In Bartonella machadoae, a single genomic region encodes these proteins:
- a CDS encoding invasion associated locus B family protein, whose protein sequence is MKKLLNLLIFFTLLSISSVAFASDSKPAAAKPAAATLPNGASSLSETFGLWTVNCVIQEGKKICFMYRQEVNEQGRVIVAMNVLLNADGVVSGNLTIPFGVLVSKPVRLQVDEGKATIETSVRTCTSAGCIVPIVFDKSYVAALRAGKHLKMAMTIAAPGEPPLNDLFVQLNGFSNALNRLTALQK, encoded by the coding sequence ATGAAAAAGTTATTGAATTTACTTATATTTTTTACTCTCTTGAGTATTTCTTCTGTGGCATTTGCATCAGATTCAAAACCTGCCGCAGCTAAACCCGCAGCAGCTACATTACCAAACGGTGCCTCTTCTTTGTCTGAAACTTTCGGCTTGTGGACTGTTAATTGTGTTATACAAGAGGGGAAAAAGATTTGTTTTATGTACCGCCAAGAAGTAAATGAGCAAGGTCGTGTTATTGTAGCTATGAATGTCCTTCTTAATGCTGATGGTGTGGTATCTGGTAATTTGACGATTCCTTTTGGCGTTTTAGTCTCTAAGCCTGTTCGTTTACAAGTTGATGAAGGAAAGGCTACTATCGAAACCAGTGTTCGGACGTGCACATCAGCAGGTTGTATTGTTCCCATAGTCTTTGATAAAAGTTACGTGGCAGCTTTACGCGCTGGAAAGCATTTGAAAATGGCTATGACAATTGCCGCTCCAGGTGAACCACCTTTGAATGATTTATTTGTTCAGTTGAATGGTTTTAGCAATGCTCTTAATCGTTTGACTGCGTTGCAGAAATAA
- a CDS encoding RNA pyrophosphohydrolase, translating into MDNAQVSLEALPYRRCVGIAVFNHAGKVWVGRRLMTSDHPIAEMPHRWQLPQGGIDENEEPLDAACRELYEETGIRSVKLIKEAKNWFTYDFPQELVGCKLSNRYRGQIQKWFAFQFTGDLSEIMTNPPPDGHKAEFDQWKWIDLETLPSIVISFKKHVYRKVVNEFRGSLKRL; encoded by the coding sequence ATGGATAATGCACAAGTTAGTTTAGAAGCTCTTCCTTATCGCCGATGCGTTGGAATTGCTGTCTTTAATCATGCAGGTAAAGTTTGGGTTGGACGTCGTTTAATGACGTCCGATCATCCTATCGCCGAAATGCCTCATCGTTGGCAGCTTCCTCAAGGAGGAATTGATGAGAATGAAGAGCCATTAGATGCGGCATGTCGTGAGCTTTACGAAGAAACGGGTATTCGATCTGTAAAATTGATTAAGGAAGCAAAAAATTGGTTCACTTATGATTTTCCACAAGAACTTGTTGGGTGTAAATTAAGCAACAGATATCGTGGACAAATACAAAAATGGTTTGCTTTTCAATTTACGGGAGATCTTTCTGAAATCATGACGAATCCCCCGCCGGATGGTCATAAAGCAGAATTCGACCAGTGGAAATGGATTGATCTGGAAACGCTGCCTTCGATTGTGATTTCTTTTAAAAAGCATGTTTATAGGAAAGTTGTTAATGAATTTCGAGGTAGCCTCAAGCGATTATAA
- a CDS encoding YggT family protein codes for MVYALLQVIDLIFNIYIDILIVSVIFSWLCVFNIINARKRFVILIGSFLYRLTEPILSRVRRVLPNFGTIDISPIVVFLIIYFIRTFMWRAYAGMYL; via the coding sequence ATGGTTTATGCGTTGCTTCAGGTGATAGATCTCATTTTTAATATTTATATAGATATTTTAATTGTAAGTGTCATTTTTTCTTGGTTGTGTGTCTTTAATATCATAAATGCACGAAAGCGCTTTGTTATTCTAATAGGGAGCTTTTTATACCGATTGACAGAGCCAATTCTAAGTCGTGTCCGGCGGGTTTTACCAAATTTTGGAACAATTGATATTTCACCTATTGTAGTTTTTCTCATTATTTATTTTATTCGTACTTTCATGTGGCGCGCTTATGCCGGCATGTATCTATAA
- a CDS encoding lytic murein transglycosylase, which translates to MQKTKPKTFSSPKKLINWKTFIIGLAALLSAFLMFFTSFLQADNSFKYWIKEFKKTAIANNISPATFDMAFKTVTAIDPDVLKKAAYQPEFVDHPWNYFDNRIHNFAILEGQRQAQKWKNWLPQIEKRFGVDRNILLAIWSMESNYGKILANKTVMRDTIRSLATLAYADQKRAKYARAQLIAAMKILQSGEIKRAQLTGSWAGAMGHTQFIPSSYLAYAIDMDGDGRRDIWNSVPDALATTANLLHMNGWQSNLLWGVEVKLPKGKNLPDHWHSFEQWAKLGVKHANGQPLPSSSEQAILKYPDGLKGPIFLVTKNFFVLKRYNNADRYALAVALLANRIAGQPGLIQDWQRPFKPLTFHERKELQSRLMALGYYKGEIDGKIGTASRKALQAFQRRHGLTTNGYPTHEVLFLLRKQ; encoded by the coding sequence ATGCAAAAGACAAAACCTAAAACTTTCTCTTCTCCCAAAAAATTGATAAATTGGAAAACTTTTATTATAGGTTTAGCCGCTCTTCTTTCAGCTTTTTTAATGTTTTTTACATCATTTTTACAGGCTGATAATAGTTTTAAATATTGGATTAAAGAGTTTAAAAAAACAGCCATAGCCAATAATATCTCCCCTGCTACGTTTGATATGGCTTTTAAAACCGTTACGGCAATCGATCCAGACGTTTTAAAAAAAGCTGCATATCAACCAGAATTTGTTGATCATCCATGGAACTATTTCGATAACCGTATTCATAATTTTGCAATTTTAGAGGGGCAGCGTCAAGCTCAAAAATGGAAAAACTGGCTTCCTCAAATTGAAAAACGTTTTGGTGTTGACCGTAATATTCTCCTCGCTATTTGGTCAATGGAAAGCAATTATGGAAAAATTTTAGCAAATAAAACTGTTATGCGTGATACCATTCGTTCTCTCGCAACCCTAGCCTATGCTGATCAAAAACGTGCAAAATACGCGCGCGCGCAACTCATTGCTGCAATGAAAATTCTCCAAAGTGGTGAAATTAAACGTGCACAACTTACTGGATCTTGGGCGGGCGCAATGGGACATACGCAATTTATTCCAAGCAGTTATCTCGCTTATGCTATTGATATGGATGGGGATGGACGACGTGATATCTGGAATTCTGTTCCTGATGCCCTCGCAACTACTGCTAACCTGCTCCACATGAATGGTTGGCAATCTAACCTCCTTTGGGGTGTAGAAGTTAAATTGCCAAAAGGCAAAAATCTTCCAGATCATTGGCATTCCTTTGAGCAATGGGCAAAGCTAGGCGTAAAACACGCAAATGGGCAGCCTTTACCTTCATCATCAGAACAAGCAATATTGAAATATCCAGATGGACTAAAGGGGCCTATATTCTTAGTAACAAAAAATTTCTTTGTGCTGAAACGTTATAATAATGCGGACCGCTATGCTTTAGCGGTCGCCCTTCTTGCTAACCGTATTGCTGGACAACCTGGACTCATTCAGGATTGGCAACGACCATTCAAACCCCTTACTTTTCATGAACGCAAAGAACTGCAATCGCGCTTAATGGCGCTTGGCTATTATAAAGGAGAAATTGATGGCAAAATTGGCACTGCCTCTCGAAAAGCGCTTCAAGCTTTTCAAAGGCGGCACGGCTTAACGACAAATGGATATCCAACCCATGAAGTCCTCTTTCTTCTTAGAAAACAATAA
- a CDS encoding SGNH/GDSL hydrolase family protein, producing the protein MFYLRQIYLICLFFSLFFVSVIQPSPSQATNFFKWLLEHNKQEQPQQHPQIIEQKRYKPQKRIVIQKKTQQRKEENAKRILVIGDFVASAVAEALKMSFMDKSDLIVINHAISNSGLVRTDQTSWKNNISTLIENDRPDAIIVVIGANDNQPITTSHGIFNTMQAEWFSLYKQRVFEIAEVLHTSGKPWIWMGQPAFGDENLTQKMKILNELYKQETERAGGYFIGVWDGFIDEQGQFSFSGYDINGKVVRLRTHDGINFTSEGKRKLASYVEKKLENILNFHTLTHENSLLININTSNIPQEIQNIERQAPISLHDMAQQNTGLLNKIDQNFIKRSWLPENGHQKDRADNFSFP; encoded by the coding sequence TTGTTTTATTTACGCCAAATATATTTAATCTGCCTGTTTTTCTCTCTCTTTTTTGTGAGTGTTATACAACCCTCGCCAAGTCAAGCGACAAATTTTTTTAAGTGGTTGTTAGAACATAACAAACAAGAGCAACCACAACAACATCCGCAAATTATAGAACAAAAGAGATACAAACCACAAAAAAGGATTGTAATACAAAAAAAAACACAACAGCGAAAAGAAGAAAATGCAAAACGTATTCTCGTCATAGGGGATTTTGTCGCTTCTGCTGTTGCCGAAGCGCTTAAGATGTCTTTTATGGATAAGAGTGATCTTATCGTCATAAATCATGCAATATCAAATTCTGGTTTGGTCCGCACCGATCAAACCTCTTGGAAAAATAATATTTCTACGCTCATTGAGAATGATAGGCCTGACGCTATTATCGTGGTGATTGGAGCCAATGATAATCAACCAATAACAACGTCTCATGGCATATTCAATACAATGCAGGCAGAATGGTTCAGTCTCTATAAGCAAAGAGTTTTTGAAATTGCTGAAGTCCTTCATACTTCAGGAAAACCATGGATATGGATGGGACAACCTGCTTTTGGAGATGAGAATTTGACACAAAAAATGAAAATTCTCAATGAACTCTACAAGCAAGAAACAGAAAGGGCTGGAGGATATTTTATCGGTGTTTGGGATGGTTTTATTGATGAACAAGGGCAATTTTCTTTTTCAGGTTATGATATAAATGGAAAAGTCGTAAGATTACGCACCCATGATGGTATCAATTTTACCTCTGAAGGAAAGAGAAAACTTGCTTCTTATGTAGAAAAAAAATTGGAAAATATTTTAAATTTTCATACACTTACTCATGAAAATTCACTTTTGATCAATATCAACACTTCAAATATTCCGCAAGAAATACAAAATATTGAACGTCAAGCTCCAATAAGCCTTCATGATATGGCACAACAAAATACTGGATTACTCAATAAAATAGATCAAAACTTTATAAAAAGATCATGGCTTCCAGAAAACGGTCATCAAAAAGACCGTGCTGATAATTTTTCTTTCCCCTGA
- the mgtE gene encoding magnesium transporter — MTEIKTTFDFKNSSPEVIAEELKNLHFADSIDIINDLDITERVAILSLLPLDYTIELFDKPELEQPAAILELLPINRSVEILDGMSADAAADVFQEMDKETRTRLYALLKPLTRAELKKLTSYPDHTAGAMMTTEFIAIPANWTVKRTLDYIRDVERTRETVYTSYVIDPKTGTLLKAVSLRSLILASPDDQILNISTHDTPITISPLTHHEDIARLFQRHDLLSVPVIDDSNHVIGIVTVDDVLDTMVEEMSEDAYKFGGMEALDKPYMQINFLGMMKKRGGWLALLFLGEMLTASAMQYFETELEKVITLTLFIPLIMSSGGNSGSQATSLIIRALALRELTLKDWWKIILREIPAGISLGLLLGLIGMVRIALWQELGIYNYGEHWVFIAITVGAALVGIVTFGSLSGSMLPFILKRFGFDPASASAPLVATLVDVMGIVIYFSVASFILSGTLL, encoded by the coding sequence ATGACTGAAATTAAAACGACCTTCGACTTCAAAAATTCTTCACCTGAAGTTATCGCCGAGGAATTAAAAAATCTTCATTTTGCTGACTCGATTGATATCATCAATGATCTCGATATCACAGAGCGTGTAGCTATTCTTAGCCTTTTACCTCTTGATTACACCATTGAACTGTTTGACAAACCAGAACTTGAGCAACCAGCAGCTATTCTTGAGCTTCTTCCTATTAACCGTTCAGTTGAAATTCTTGACGGTATGTCCGCTGATGCTGCTGCCGATGTTTTTCAAGAAATGGATAAAGAAACCCGTACTAGGCTTTATGCGTTGCTCAAACCTTTAACACGCGCTGAACTAAAAAAACTGACCAGTTACCCTGATCATACAGCCGGTGCGATGATGACCACAGAGTTTATAGCAATCCCCGCAAACTGGACGGTAAAAAGAACTCTGGATTACATTCGTGATGTTGAACGAACACGCGAAACTGTTTATACGAGCTATGTCATTGATCCTAAAACAGGTACTCTTCTCAAGGCTGTTTCGCTGCGTAGCCTTATCCTTGCCTCACCTGATGATCAAATTCTCAATATTTCTACACATGATACACCTATTACAATATCTCCCCTTACACATCATGAAGATATTGCACGTCTTTTTCAACGCCATGACCTTCTCTCTGTACCAGTTATCGATGATAGTAATCATGTCATCGGTATTGTGACCGTCGATGACGTACTTGATACAATGGTTGAGGAAATGAGTGAAGATGCTTATAAATTTGGGGGTATGGAAGCTCTTGATAAACCCTATATGCAAATCAACTTTCTAGGAATGATGAAAAAACGTGGTGGTTGGCTCGCACTGCTTTTTCTTGGTGAAATGCTAACAGCAAGCGCTATGCAATATTTCGAAACAGAACTTGAAAAAGTCATCACTCTCACTCTGTTTATCCCTCTCATTATGAGTTCTGGAGGAAACTCGGGTTCGCAAGCAACATCTCTTATTATTCGTGCTTTAGCTTTACGTGAGCTCACACTCAAAGACTGGTGGAAAATTATCCTCCGTGAAATTCCAGCAGGGATATCTCTTGGCCTTTTGCTTGGACTTATTGGAATGGTGCGTATTGCACTTTGGCAAGAACTCGGTATTTACAATTATGGTGAACATTGGGTTTTTATTGCCATAACAGTGGGTGCAGCTTTGGTTGGAATTGTTACCTTTGGTTCTTTATCCGGCTCCATGCTTCCCTTTATTCTTAAACGTTTTGGATTTGATCCAGCAAGCGCTTCAGCTCCTCTTGTAGCAACTTTAGTGGATGTTATGGGAATCGTGATCTATTTTTCTGTTGCCTCCTTTATTTTATCTGGAACTCTGCTCTAA
- a CDS encoding DUF167 domain-containing protein, protein MFYQNDDNHGLSLFVHLTPKASVDRIMGVKCRDDGKQYLVIRLRAVPEDGKANKALIQFLSKQWKVPSSSICLKSGATSRYKQLYFSTHLEKLKQIWRSLEDDLSK, encoded by the coding sequence ATGTTTTATCAAAATGATGATAATCATGGCTTGAGTTTATTTGTACATCTCACTCCAAAGGCTTCCGTTGATAGAATAATGGGAGTTAAGTGTAGGGATGACGGAAAGCAATATTTGGTTATACGCCTCCGTGCTGTTCCTGAAGATGGAAAGGCAAATAAGGCTCTCATTCAATTTTTATCGAAGCAATGGAAAGTTCCATCTTCTTCTATTTGTCTAAAAAGCGGTGCAACATCTCGTTACAAGCAACTTTATTTTTCAACACATTTGGAAAAGCTAAAGCAGATATGGCGATCTTTAGAAGATGATCTCTCAAAGTAA
- the typA gene encoding translational GTPase TypA, producing the protein MQLRNIAIIAHVDHGKTTLVDELLKQSGNFRDNQRTSERMMDSNDIEKERGITILAKVTSVVWKDTRINIVDTPGHADFGGEVERILNMVDGAIVLVDAAEGPMPQTKFVVGKALKVGLRPIVAINKIDRADARADEVINEVFDLFAALDATDEQLDFPILYGSGRDGWMAESPEGPKDQGLAPLFDLVTRHVPSPHVAEGPFRMIGTILEADPFLGRIITGRIHSGSIKPNQSVKVLGQDGKLLETGRISKILAFRGLERQPIEESVAGDIVAIAGLQKGTVADTFCDPTVNEPLTAQPIDPPTVTMSFLVNDSPLAGTEGDKVTSRVIRDRLLKEAEGNVALKIEESADKDSFYVSGRGELQLAVLIENMRREGFELSVSRPRVVMQKDENGTTLEPIEEVVIDVDEEYSGTVVQKMSERKGEMVELRPSGGNRVRLVFYAPTRGLIGYQSELLTDTRGTAIMNRLFHAYEPYKGDISGRVNGVMISNDNGESVAYALFNLEDRGPMVIDAGVKVYQGMIIGIHSRDNDLEVNVLKGKKLTNMRASGKDEAVKLTPPLKMTLERALAWIQDDELVEVTPKNIRLRKLYLDPNERKRFEKTRASISN; encoded by the coding sequence ATGCAATTGCGTAATATCGCCATCATTGCCCATGTTGACCATGGCAAAACAACACTCGTAGACGAACTTCTCAAACAATCAGGAAACTTTCGTGATAACCAGCGTACCAGCGAACGTATGATGGATTCAAATGACATCGAAAAAGAACGTGGAATTACAATTCTAGCAAAAGTCACCTCCGTTGTTTGGAAAGATACCAGAATTAACATTGTTGATACACCAGGTCACGCTGATTTTGGTGGAGAAGTTGAACGTATTTTAAACATGGTTGACGGCGCAATTGTGCTTGTTGATGCTGCTGAAGGTCCAATGCCACAAACGAAATTTGTCGTTGGAAAAGCATTGAAAGTAGGTTTACGTCCAATTGTTGCTATCAATAAAATTGATCGTGCTGATGCACGAGCTGATGAAGTTATCAATGAGGTTTTTGATCTTTTTGCTGCTCTTGATGCAACCGATGAACAACTTGATTTTCCCATTCTTTATGGATCAGGTCGTGATGGATGGATGGCTGAATCTCCTGAAGGCCCGAAAGATCAGGGACTTGCTCCTTTGTTTGATCTTGTCACCCGCCATGTCCCTTCCCCTCATGTCGCGGAGGGACCATTTCGTATGATCGGAACTATTCTTGAGGCAGATCCATTTCTTGGGCGAATTATTACAGGGCGCATTCATTCGGGCTCTATAAAACCCAATCAAAGTGTTAAAGTGCTTGGGCAAGATGGAAAACTTCTCGAAACTGGACGTATTTCAAAAATTTTGGCATTTCGTGGGTTGGAAAGACAACCTATTGAAGAAAGTGTTGCCGGTGATATTGTAGCAATTGCCGGTCTACAAAAAGGTACCGTTGCCGATACTTTCTGTGATCCTACAGTCAATGAACCTCTTACTGCTCAACCAATTGATCCCCCCACTGTTACTATGAGCTTTCTCGTCAATGATAGCCCTCTTGCCGGAACCGAAGGCGATAAAGTAACAAGCCGTGTCATCCGTGATCGTTTGTTAAAAGAAGCTGAAGGCAATGTAGCCCTTAAAATTGAAGAATCGGCAGATAAAGATTCTTTTTACGTTTCAGGACGAGGAGAATTACAACTTGCCGTTCTTATTGAAAATATGCGCCGTGAAGGATTTGAGCTTAGTGTTTCACGGCCACGCGTTGTGATGCAAAAAGATGAAAACGGAACAACCCTTGAACCAATCGAAGAAGTTGTTATCGATGTTGATGAGGAATATTCCGGAACTGTTGTGCAAAAAATGTCCGAACGTAAAGGTGAAATGGTTGAATTACGCCCTTCTGGAGGTAATCGTGTCCGTCTTGTCTTTTATGCACCAACGCGAGGACTCATTGGTTATCAATCCGAGCTTTTAACTGATACACGTGGCACTGCCATTATGAATCGCCTTTTTCATGCCTATGAACCTTATAAAGGGGATATTAGTGGTCGCGTTAATGGTGTTATGATTTCAAATGATAACGGTGAATCTGTCGCTTATGCTCTTTTTAATCTTGAAGATCGTGGACCTATGGTGATCGATGCCGGTGTTAAAGTCTATCAAGGCATGATTATTGGTATACACTCACGTGATAACGATTTAGAAGTGAATGTGTTAAAAGGAAAAAAGCTAACCAATATGCGTGCTTCTGGAAAAGATGAAGCCGTAAAATTAACTCCCCCGCTTAAAATGACATTAGAACGTGCTCTAGCTTGGATACAAGATGATGAACTTGTAGAAGTAACTCCTAAAAATATTCGTTTACGCAAACTCTATTTAGATCCCAATGAACGCAAACGTTTTGAAAAAACACGTGCATCAATTTCAAACTAA
- a CDS encoding M3 family metallopeptidase has translation MTKEAVLDWKGFSGLPDFSSISDEDFRPAFEQALQEAEQELETIATVQEPATLENFLQPFELSGKALDRACSIFFLRSSADSNALIQQLEQEFVVKLSRYSSKIMMDARIFAKVDVLYKQSQQGMYDSETTRVLELWWKKFVCNGAKLNEEDKKRLVEINEKLAFLNATFGQHVLKDEAEWVLFLEQTDLSGLPEDLIASMKEVARERGHEGAYALTLARSMIDPFLKFSHRRDLREVAFQAWSKRGENDNENDNRSIILEIIALRDEKAKLLGYNSFADLKLDNTMAKSVDAVMGLLTPVWERARVKASSEQIELQNFAHNQGSNETLEAWDWRYYAEKLRSEKFSFDGSEIKYYFQLDRIIEAAFGVAEKLFGITFEEKNAIPLWHPDARLWEVRKSDGSLLGHFIGDYFARPSKRSGAWMSNLQSQHKLNGGQKPIIYNVCNFAKPPKEEVALLSLDDARTLFHEFGHALHGLLSDVTWPSVSGTSVSRDFVELPSQLYEHWLTVPEILKSYATHVKTGLPMPQTLMDKVLSAQKFNAGFAAVEFTSSALVDMAFHQGKTVTDPTLFERQELEKLQMPNTIIMRHRPTHFSHIFSGDGYAAGYYSYMWSEVLDADAFQAFEETGNVFDSELADRLKRFIYSAGGSHDPEGLYKAFRGRLPSPEAMIKKRGL, from the coding sequence ATGACAAAAGAAGCAGTTTTGGACTGGAAGGGATTTTCAGGGCTTCCTGATTTTTCTTCAATAAGTGATGAAGATTTTAGACCCGCTTTTGAACAGGCTCTTCAAGAAGCAGAACAAGAGCTAGAGACAATTGCAACGGTTCAAGAACCAGCGACACTTGAGAATTTTTTACAGCCTTTTGAGCTTTCTGGAAAAGCGCTTGATCGTGCCTGTTCAATCTTTTTCTTGCGTTCGAGCGCAGATAGTAATGCGTTGATTCAACAGTTAGAACAAGAGTTTGTTGTAAAGCTTTCTCGCTATTCTTCGAAAATTATGATGGATGCACGGATATTTGCGAAAGTAGATGTGCTTTATAAACAATCACAACAAGGCATGTATGATAGTGAAACAACACGTGTTCTTGAATTATGGTGGAAAAAGTTTGTTTGTAATGGTGCAAAACTTAATGAAGAGGATAAAAAGCGGCTTGTTGAGATTAATGAGAAGCTTGCTTTTTTAAATGCTACTTTTGGTCAACATGTTTTAAAAGATGAAGCTGAATGGGTTTTATTTTTAGAACAAACAGATTTGTCTGGTTTGCCTGAAGACCTTATTGCTTCAATGAAGGAAGTTGCGCGTGAAAGAGGACATGAGGGAGCCTATGCATTAACATTGGCACGCTCAATGATTGATCCTTTTTTAAAATTTTCTCATCGCCGTGATTTACGGGAAGTAGCTTTTCAAGCGTGGTCTAAACGTGGTGAGAATGACAACGAGAATGATAATCGGTCAATTATTTTAGAGATTATAGCGCTTCGTGATGAGAAGGCTAAATTATTAGGATATAACTCTTTTGCAGATTTGAAACTTGATAATACTATGGCAAAAAGTGTTGATGCGGTTATGGGTCTACTCACCCCTGTATGGGAACGTGCAAGAGTTAAAGCTTCTAGCGAACAAATAGAATTGCAAAATTTTGCACATAATCAGGGAAGCAATGAGACTTTAGAAGCTTGGGATTGGCGCTATTACGCTGAAAAACTTCGTTCTGAAAAATTCTCTTTCGATGGATCTGAAATTAAATATTATTTCCAGCTTGATCGCATCATTGAAGCAGCTTTTGGGGTGGCAGAAAAGCTTTTTGGTATTACATTTGAAGAAAAGAACGCTATTCCACTTTGGCATCCTGATGCACGTTTGTGGGAAGTAAGAAAATCTGATGGAAGCCTGCTAGGGCATTTTATCGGTGATTATTTTGCACGTCCTTCAAAAAGATCTGGTGCATGGATGAGTAATTTACAATCGCAACATAAATTGAATGGTGGACAAAAACCTATTATCTACAATGTTTGTAATTTTGCTAAGCCCCCCAAAGAAGAGGTTGCACTTTTATCACTTGATGATGCACGGACACTCTTCCATGAATTTGGTCATGCATTACATGGTTTGCTTTCTGATGTAACATGGCCATCTGTATCAGGAACATCTGTTTCGCGTGATTTTGTTGAACTTCCTTCTCAACTTTATGAACATTGGTTAACTGTACCAGAGATTTTAAAATCGTATGCTACACATGTAAAAACAGGGCTTCCTATGCCACAAACATTGATGGATAAAGTTTTATCCGCACAGAAATTTAATGCTGGTTTTGCTGCGGTTGAGTTTACCTCATCGGCTCTTGTAGATATGGCTTTTCATCAGGGAAAAACAGTAACTGATCCAACACTATTTGAGCGCCAAGAATTAGAAAAGTTGCAAATGCCCAATACCATCATCATGCGTCACCGTCCTACCCATTTTTCGCATATATTTTCAGGGGATGGTTATGCTGCTGGTTACTATTCTTATATGTGGTCGGAAGTCCTTGATGCTGATGCTTTTCAAGCTTTTGAAGAAACGGGGAATGTTTTTGATTCAGAACTTGCTGATCGCCTAAAGCGTTTTATCTATTCTGCTGGGGGAAGTCATGATCCAGAGGGACTCTATAAAGCCTTTCGGGGGCGGTTACCATCACCAGAAGCCATGATAAAAAAACGTGGGTTGTAA
- the galU gene encoding UTP--glucose-1-phosphate uridylyltransferase GalU: protein MGKIRKAVFPVAGLGTRFLPATKTIPKEMLTIVDKPVIQYIVDEAREAGIEHFIFITGRNKAVIEDYFDAQVELYTTLAKRGKKEELEHLHSLQPPPGTTSFTRQQQPLGLGHAVWCARELVGNEPFALLLPDMLIQAKKGCLSEMINLYEKTGGGNIIAVQECDPREAHKYGIVGRGKQIANGFKITKMVEKPTKGTAPSNLYINGRYILQPEIFDILSNQERGAGNEIQLTDAMVRLSNEQDFFGFQLEGLTFDCGSKAGFIEANVAFSLARADMHSQVYASLKKLLEIIKITK, encoded by the coding sequence GTGGGTAAAATCCGGAAAGCAGTATTTCCTGTTGCGGGTCTTGGAACACGTTTTCTTCCAGCAACAAAAACAATTCCTAAAGAAATGCTGACAATTGTTGATAAGCCGGTGATTCAATATATTGTAGATGAGGCGCGTGAAGCTGGTATTGAACATTTTATTTTTATTACTGGACGTAACAAAGCCGTTATTGAAGATTACTTTGATGCCCAAGTTGAGTTATATACAACTCTTGCAAAACGTGGGAAAAAAGAAGAGCTTGAGCATTTACACAGTTTACAGCCACCACCAGGAACAACTTCTTTTACGCGTCAACAGCAGCCTTTAGGGCTAGGGCATGCTGTTTGGTGCGCGCGTGAATTGGTTGGAAATGAGCCTTTCGCTTTATTGTTACCGGATATGCTTATACAAGCTAAGAAGGGTTGTCTTTCTGAGATGATCAATCTTTATGAGAAAACCGGTGGAGGAAATATTATTGCTGTTCAAGAGTGTGATCCTAGAGAAGCGCATAAATATGGTATTGTTGGACGAGGCAAACAGATTGCAAACGGTTTTAAAATTACCAAAATGGTAGAAAAACCAACAAAAGGAACAGCCCCATCGAATTTATACATTAATGGACGTTATATTTTGCAACCAGAAATTTTTGATATTCTCTCCAATCAAGAACGCGGAGCGGGAAATGAAATTCAATTAACAGATGCAATGGTAAGGCTCTCCAATGAACAGGACTTTTTTGGTTTCCAGTTAGAAGGACTGACCTTCGATTGTGGTTCGAAAGCTGGTTTCATTGAAGCCAATGTTGCATTTTCTTTAGCACGAGCTGATATGCATAGCCAAGTTTATGCTTCATTAAAAAAATTACTAGAAATCATTAAAATTACAAAATGA
- the ppa gene encoding inorganic diphosphatase: MNIKEIPVGKNPPEDINVIVEVSLGGQPIKYEMDKKSEALFVDRFLHTSMVYPGNYGFVPHTLSDDGDPIDVLICNTRPLIPGCVINVCPIGALMMEDDGGKDEKIIAVPTPKLTKRYINIRNYTDLPEITLKQIEHFFEHYKDLEPGKWAKIEGWRDKDFAHELIKQAIDRNKKI; this comes from the coding sequence ATGAATATTAAAGAAATCCCTGTTGGGAAAAATCCACCAGAAGATATCAATGTTATTGTAGAGGTTTCTCTTGGTGGTCAACCAATAAAATATGAGATGGACAAAAAATCGGAAGCATTATTTGTTGATCGTTTTCTTCATACATCAATGGTCTATCCAGGAAATTATGGCTTTGTCCCGCATACACTTTCAGATGATGGTGATCCTATTGATGTACTTATCTGTAATACCCGTCCACTGATCCCAGGTTGTGTTATTAATGTTTGTCCTATCGGTGCTCTCATGATGGAGGATGATGGTGGTAAAGATGAAAAAATTATTGCTGTTCCTACCCCAAAATTAACAAAACGCTATATCAATATTCGTAACTATACAGATCTTCCTGAAATCACCCTTAAACAAATTGAACACTTCTTTGAACATTACAAAGATCTCGAACCTGGGAAATGGGCTAAAATTGAAGGTTGGCGGGATAAAGATTTTGCCCATGAACTCATTAAGCAAGCGATTGATCGCAACAAAAAAATATAA